A single Bosea sp. PAMC 26642 DNA region contains:
- a CDS encoding 16S rRNA (uracil(1498)-N(3))-methyltransferase — MSTPDFARHRLHLEAPLSVGARLPLARDQANYLLNVLRLKEDGTVLVFNGHDGEWLAAIAVEGRKSAALIMVRQVRTQTPPADLHYLFAPLKHARLDYIAQKAVEMGAGVLQPVLTRHTQVSRLNLDRLRANAVEAAEQCGILSLPQIRPEAALAAALDALEPDRMLVFCDEAADRQSPLAVLAGAKPGPLAVLIGPEGGFDEAERTLIRARPGTLVLSLGPRILRADTAAVAALALVQASLGDWPRL; from the coding sequence ATGTCCACACCCGATTTCGCCCGACACAGGCTCCATCTCGAGGCGCCGCTCTCCGTCGGCGCCCGCCTGCCGCTCGCCCGCGACCAGGCGAACTATCTGTTGAACGTTTTGCGGTTGAAGGAAGACGGTACGGTTCTCGTCTTCAATGGCCACGATGGCGAATGGCTCGCCGCCATCGCGGTCGAGGGTCGCAAATCGGCCGCTCTGATCATGGTCAGGCAGGTTCGGACGCAGACCCCGCCGGCCGATCTGCATTATCTGTTCGCCCCGCTGAAACATGCCCGGCTCGACTACATTGCCCAGAAGGCTGTCGAGATGGGCGCCGGCGTCCTCCAGCCGGTGCTGACCCGGCATACCCAGGTCTCACGGCTCAATCTCGACCGCCTCCGGGCGAACGCCGTCGAGGCGGCCGAACAATGCGGCATCCTGAGCCTGCCGCAGATCAGGCCCGAGGCTGCGCTTGCCGCCGCCCTGGATGCGCTGGAACCCGACCGTATGCTCGTCTTCTGCGACGAGGCTGCCGATCGACAAAGCCCGCTCGCGGTGCTTGCTGGCGCAAAACCTGGCCCGCTGGCGGTGCTGATCGGCCCCGAGGGCGGCTTCGACGAGGCGGAGCGTACGTTGATTCGCGCCAGGCCGGGAACGCTGGTCCTCTCGCTTGGACCGCGGATCCTGCGTGCAGACACCGCAGCCGTCGCCGCCTTGGCGCTGGTCCAGGCCAGCCTCGGCGATTGGCCCCGGCTTTAA
- a CDS encoding carboxylate-amine ligase, protein MSEACRFGIEEEYFLSDAASRGIVRRVSPKFIAAIQGAFPDEVQREMLQSQIEVATPVCESMAEARRSLATLRAGLASIALEHELLLLACGTHPSAVWTRQRATDESRYDRLMRDLQMLGSRNQLCGLHIHVEVEDEDERIRLMGRMLPYLPLLLALSTSSPFWQGQRTGLMGYRLSAYAELPRTGLPELFDDPADYRAYIDTLIAAGAIKDASFIWWALRPSDKHPTLELRIADSCTRLNDTLAIAALYRCLVHHLLRRPKLNTGLTAASRGIAAENVWRAQRYGVHGGLICAQSRTMRTVPELIDELVDQLAEDAAALGCQADLAACRDIVAAGTSADIQLAVFEEARGRSGGPAAGLNAVVDWIASETRIDGVTWLAEASRPMRGAA, encoded by the coding sequence ATGAGCGAAGCCTGCCGCTTCGGTATCGAAGAAGAGTATTTTCTGTCGGACGCGGCCAGCCGCGGCATCGTCAGGCGGGTTTCCCCCAAATTCATTGCAGCGATCCAGGGCGCCTTTCCCGACGAGGTCCAGCGCGAGATGCTGCAGTCGCAGATCGAGGTCGCGACCCCCGTCTGCGAATCGATGGCCGAGGCCAGGCGCTCGCTGGCCACCCTGCGCGCCGGGCTTGCCAGCATCGCCCTGGAACATGAGCTGCTGCTGCTCGCCTGCGGCACGCATCCCAGTGCCGTCTGGACACGCCAGCGGGCTACCGATGAGTCGCGCTACGACAGGCTGATGCGCGACCTGCAGATGCTCGGCAGCCGCAACCAGCTCTGCGGTCTGCATATTCATGTCGAGGTCGAGGACGAGGACGAGCGCATCCGGCTGATGGGCCGGATGCTCCCCTATCTGCCGTTGCTGCTGGCGCTCTCGACCTCCTCGCCGTTCTGGCAGGGCCAGCGCACCGGTCTGATGGGCTACAGGCTGTCCGCCTATGCCGAACTGCCGCGCACCGGCCTACCCGAGCTCTTCGACGACCCGGCGGACTATCGCGCCTATATCGACACTTTGATCGCCGCGGGTGCGATCAAGGATGCGAGCTTCATCTGGTGGGCGCTACGCCCGTCCGACAAGCATCCGACGCTGGAACTCAGGATCGCCGACAGCTGCACGCGCCTGAACGATACGCTGGCGATCGCGGCGCTCTATCGCTGTCTCGTGCACCATCTTTTGCGCCGGCCGAAGCTCAATACCGGCCTGACGGCGGCCTCACGCGGCATCGCGGCCGAAAATGTCTGGCGGGCCCAGCGCTACGGTGTCCATGGCGGCCTGATCTGCGCGCAGAGCCGGACCATGCGCACCGTACCTGAGCTGATCGACGAACTGGTCGATCAGCTCGCGGAGGATGCGGCCGCGCTCGGTTGCCAGGCCGACCTCGCCGCGTGCCGCGATATCGTTGCCGCTGGCACCAGCGCCGACATCCAGCTCGCGGTCTTCGAGGAGGCGCGGGGCCGATCCGGCGGGCCTGCGGCGGGTCTCAACGCCGTCGTCGACTGGATCGCCTCCGAGACGAGGATCGACGGCGTGACCTGGCTCGCCGAGGCGTCGCGGCCGATGCGCGGCGCCGCCTGA
- a CDS encoding glutamate--cysteine ligase — protein sequence MARDVSDSTPISSKAEMVGWIAEGEKPASAFRIGTEHEKFPFYRDDLSPVPYEGRAGGNAGGIRHLLEGMAQRLDWEPIVDDGHIIGLAGPDGGGAISLEPGGQFELSGAPVETLHETASELAGHLSDVKAVAEPHGIGFLSLGHSPLWTRAQTPAMPKSRYRIMADYMPKVGSRGLDMMFRTCTVQVNLDFATEADMVRKLRVSLALQPVATALFAASPFTEGALNGFQSMRSEIWRDTDRARSGMLAFAFDEGMSYEAYVDWALDVPMYFVKRGSVYHDVAGASFRDLMAGTLPQLPGERATMSDWANHLGTLFPEVRLKRFLEMRGADAGPPEMLNALPAFWVGLLYDQAALDAAWDLVKGWSAEQRQALRDAVPKQGLDATVAGRTVRDIARDALELSRAGLARRALKNAAGQDETVYLTPLHAIVAEGRTLAQVLESRCRGEWGGKVAPVFLAMML from the coding sequence ATGGCTCGCGATGTGTCCGATTCGACCCCGATCAGTTCCAAGGCCGAAATGGTCGGCTGGATCGCCGAGGGCGAGAAGCCCGCTTCCGCCTTCCGGATCGGAACCGAGCACGAGAAATTCCCGTTCTATCGCGACGACCTTTCGCCGGTGCCTTACGAAGGGCGGGCGGGCGGCAATGCCGGCGGCATACGCCATCTTCTCGAAGGCATGGCGCAGCGGCTCGACTGGGAACCCATCGTCGATGACGGCCATATCATCGGCCTTGCCGGTCCCGACGGCGGCGGCGCGATCTCGCTCGAGCCGGGCGGCCAGTTCGAATTGTCGGGTGCGCCGGTCGAGACGCTGCACGAGACCGCAAGCGAACTCGCCGGCCATCTCTCCGATGTGAAGGCCGTCGCCGAACCGCACGGCATCGGCTTCCTCTCGCTCGGCCATTCGCCGCTCTGGACGCGCGCCCAGACGCCGGCGATGCCCAAGAGTCGCTACAGGATCATGGCCGATTACATGCCGAAGGTCGGTTCGCGCGGCCTCGACATGATGTTTCGCACCTGCACCGTGCAGGTCAATCTCGACTTCGCGACCGAGGCCGACATGGTCAGGAAGCTCAGGGTTTCGTTAGCTTTGCAGCCGGTCGCGACCGCTCTCTTCGCCGCCTCGCCCTTTACCGAAGGGGCGCTCAACGGCTTCCAGTCGATGCGCTCCGAGATCTGGCGCGACACCGACAGGGCCCGTTCCGGCATGCTCGCCTTCGCCTTCGACGAGGGCATGTCCTATGAAGCCTATGTCGACTGGGCGCTCGACGTGCCGATGTACTTCGTCAAGCGCGGCTCGGTTTATCACGACGTCGCTGGCGCCTCCTTCCGCGACCTGATGGCCGGGACGCTGCCGCAACTGCCGGGCGAGCGGGCGACCATGTCCGACTGGGCGAACCATCTCGGCACACTCTTTCCGGAGGTCCGCCTCAAGCGCTTCCTCGAAATGCGCGGCGCCGATGCCGGCCCGCCCGAGATGCTGAATGCGCTGCCGGCCTTCTGGGTCGGCCTGCTCTACGATCAGGCCGCGCTCGATGCCGCCTGGGATCTCGTCAAGGGCTGGAGCGCTGAGCAGCGTCAGGCGCTGCGTGACGCGGTGCCGAAGCAGGGACTCGACGCGACGGTCGCCGGACGTACCGTTCGCGACATCGCCCGCGACGCGCTGGAACTGTCACGCGCCGGCCTTGCACGCCGCGCGCTGAAAAACGCAGCCGGGCAGGATGAAACCGTTTATCTGACGCCTCTGCACGCCATCGTCGCGGAAGGGCGGACCCTGGCACAGGTGCTCGAAAGCCGCTGTCGTGGCGAGTGGGGCGGAAAGGTCGCGCCGGTTTTCCTGGCGATGATGCTGTAA
- a CDS encoding Flp family type IVb pilin: MDKLAARLRTFARDERGATAIEYGLVGLLISVSIITAATQLGQAIVPFFEFVAGKVASVKP; this comes from the coding sequence ATGGACAAGCTCGCTGCCCGCCTTCGGACTTTCGCACGAGACGAACGCGGTGCCACCGCGATCGAATACGGTCTCGTCGGGTTGCTGATCTCGGTCAGCATCATCACTGCGGCGACGCAACTCGGCCAGGCGATCGTACCGTTCTTCGAGTTCGTCGCGGGGAAGGTTGCGAGCGTCAAGCCGTAA